The nucleotide window TTTGTAACCTTCTTGGGGTGATAGTGGTTTTAGGTTTGGGATATAACTTAGCATTTCTTTTTTTACGAAGTAAGCATTATTTGCATTATTATTACACCCCATAAAGGCGTATCCTTTTTCATCAGCTAATTGACAAAGGGCTGGTAAAGATGCTCCCCAATACAAGCTGGAATAATGCGCTTGCACACGGCTAAAATCTGCTTGATACGGAATTGTGATAGCTATCTCATTGCCAAACAATGAGTTGTATTCAGTTATTACGATGTCTGCATCTATTGACTGAATGGATTTCCAAACCCAATAATCATTCCCGTCAATATCAATGCTAAGCAATCCTACTCTGGCGGGAACATTATTCTGCTGAAATAGTTGATTGATATTTTCAGCAGTGATGAAAGCACAAACGGCTGTTAGGTCATATTTAAAGTAATAATGAGCACTTTGTATCGCTGCAATATGTGCAGATGATCCATCTAAAATAAGTCCCTGCCAATTACTTTGAGTAAGTAAAAACCGGGTATTCGATTCTTGGTAATTTTCTACCCCAAACTCTACAAAGAAGCGATTTTTAGTGGGAATTTTTTGGGTTAAATATTGGATTATTCCATCATCTCCCCATTCTGAAAATACTTTATATTCAACTTGATTTATTGAGTTAATGGAGGGGTTATTATTAATATGTTGGTTCGTAATAAGTTGTGCGTTAAGGCGCATACTGGTTTCGAGTTTTCTGTCTAATGCGTTAATGCCTAATATGTTTCTGATGATAGAAAGCAGTTGTTGTTTCATAAATTTTAGACGGAAAGGATTTCTACCATTCGCAGTAAATTGGGGTCAAAAAGATGATTTGATTTAACGGCCTTTGTGAGGGGAGTGAAGGTTATTTGGTTGTTTATCAGGCCGACCATTTCGTTTTTTTGTCTATTTAAGAGTGCTTCTACGGCAGCTACTCCCAATCTAGCAGCTAATACTCTGTCTTGGCAGCTTGGGCTTCCGCCGCGTTGGATATGGCCTAAGATGCTCACGCGGGTATCATAGTGATTGAAGCGTTCTTTTACCTTTTGGGCTACTTCAAAAGCGCCTCCGGCATCGTCTCCTTCCGCAACTATAATAATACAGGAAGATTTTTGGCGACTCCAGCCGGTTTCTAAGAGCTTGATTAGCTGTTCAATATCAGTAATTGTTTCCGGAACCAAAATAGCTTCTGAACCGGAGGCTATTCCGGTGTATAAAGCAATAAAACCAGCATCTCGTCCCATAACTTCTATAAAAAATAGCCGGTTATGGGAGGCCGCTGTATCCCTGATTTTGTCAATAGCTGATAAGGCAGTATTAATGGCTGTATCAAAGCCCAACGTAAAATCTGTTCCAACTAAATCATTATCAATAGTTCCCGGAATACCTATAACCGGCATTCCGGTTTCTGCATAAAAGGTTTCAGCCCCTTTAAAGGATCCGTCTCCGCCAATAACGACCAAGCCTTCAATGCGGTGTTTTTGGAGTTGTAAAAAAGCTAATTTTCGGCCTTCTTGGGTGAGAAACCGGCTACTACGGGCTGTTTTTAGCATAGTTCCACCTAAATGAATGATATTACTAACAGCACTGGGCGGTAGTTGCACAAAATCACCTTCGATCATACCTTCATATCCGCGCTTAATCCCGATTGCCTCTACCTGATTGTAGGCACAGGTTCTAACAACTGCCCGTATGCAGGCATTCATCCCCGGAGAATCTCCACCTGAAGTAAATACAGCTATCCGTTTCATATCTATTTCTTTTTTAATCCTTTACGAAATGCTACTATATTTTGATACGCAAAAAACTCATTAAATAAAGCCTTTTGATAGTGTATTGGTAGTAATCCTTGGGGTAATAAACGGTACAAGTCAAAGTCTGCTAATAATTCAACAAAGTTTTTCATAAAAACATGGCTATCTACATTCATATCATTAAATTCAAAATGAATAATATCTATTTGGCCTTTTTCTATCAGTGTTTTTGCACCTTTTAATACAGAAAATTCGTGCCCTTCGGTATCTATTTTTAGGAAATGAATTTTAGATAACTGTTCTTGCTGCGCAATATTATCTAAAGTTGTCAGTTGAATGGGGATTTCAACGATTTGTTCTTGGTAAAATCTGGTAAACGTGTCTTTATAGAGCGATCCGTGCTGCGACCCTTGGTTATGCGCATAATCATACAAGATAGCCTCTTTTTGGGAATCAGAAACCCCGAATTGAAACAACTTGATGTTCGGTTTTCCACCAAGTCTTTGGGATAGTTTTTGAAAATTTTGCGGAATCGGCTCAAAACAATAGGCTGAACAAGTTTTTATTTTACTACAAACGATTTCGGTATAACTTCCTTCGTTAGCACCAACGTCCATAAATACGGAAATAAGGTAATTTTGTGCGATATAATCAATTAGCCATTTTTCACCACTGATATTGTGGTCATAGTAATTAAGAACGCCTAAGCCTCTTAACCCTAAGTGGCATAAGAGTTCATTCCATTTCTGAAATACTGGACGGGCAAAAAAGCGGGCATATTGCTTGAAAACAAAGTTCTTAACCGACATATTAATGTGTAGAGGAATAGTTTACCTACTATATAATTGTTTTGATAAAAACAGATGCCATTAGCGTAAAACTATTCGGCAAATATAGCGACTTGCACATAGCATTGCGAAAAAAATATCGAAACCATCGCGATTCCCTGATTTGGCATCTTTGCAAAGAGGTTATTTATTTAGCTGATATTTTTCAGGTTGCATCCTGATAAATATCAGATTTTAACTATGTTTTTCTTCATTTAGCAATAAAATTGTATAATTCACACAAAATTCAATATATAAATTATTGATTAATAGTATAATATAAAATTTTTAAAAAAAAATGCTTTTTTTGACTTTTATCACAAAAACAATCAAGTAAGCATTGTAATTTTGCCGCATTGTAATTTTAATTTTTATGAAAAGAATAGTTTCATTCTCTTTTGCTGCCGCTTGTTTGTTTGCGCTTGTTGTAGTGTCATGCAAAGGCGGTGAAGATACGAACACATCGGGAACTAATGGTGCCTCCCAAGAAACTCCTTCAGCAAATAATTCTGCTACTTCAGCGAATACAGCTTCCTATGACCCTAAGCGCGGCGAAGGTAAATTTGACGCAAG belongs to Bacteroidia bacterium and includes:
- a CDS encoding FkbM family methyltransferase, which translates into the protein MSVKNFVFKQYARFFARPVFQKWNELLCHLGLRGLGVLNYYDHNISGEKWLIDYIAQNYLISVFMDVGANEGSYTEIVCSKIKTCSAYCFEPIPQNFQKLSQRLGGKPNIKLFQFGVSDSQKEAILYDYAHNQGSQHGSLYKDTFTRFYQEQIVEIPIQLTTLDNIAQQEQLSKIHFLKIDTEGHEFSVLKGAKTLIEKGQIDIIHFEFNDMNVDSHVFMKNFVELLADFDLYRLLPQGLLPIHYQKALFNEFFAYQNIVAFRKGLKKK
- the pfkA gene encoding 6-phosphofructokinase translates to MKRIAVFTSGGDSPGMNACIRAVVRTCAYNQVEAIGIKRGYEGMIEGDFVQLPPSAVSNIIHLGGTMLKTARSSRFLTQEGRKLAFLQLQKHRIEGLVVIGGDGSFKGAETFYAETGMPVIGIPGTIDNDLVGTDFTLGFDTAINTALSAIDKIRDTAASHNRLFFIEVMGRDAGFIALYTGIASGSEAILVPETITDIEQLIKLLETGWSRQKSSCIIIVAEGDDAGGAFEVAQKVKERFNHYDTRVSILGHIQRGGSPSCQDRVLAARLGVAAVEALLNRQKNEMVGLINNQITFTPLTKAVKSNHLFDPNLLRMVEILSV